The Malus domestica chromosome 17, GDT2T_hap1 genome contains the following window.
ATTTATTAGATACTAGAAATTATAAGCCTATTCGCGAAAGTCTAAGTCAATGTCACGTACAATATTTGTTAAGACATATttagggaactgttattagcacttcaaaaatcttatcGCGAAAGTCCAAGTCAATGGCACGTACAATATTTGTTAAGACATATTTAGGGAACTGTTATTatcacttcaaaaatctcattctacacttcgcacaagtgtatttttctttctaattataaaaagtttggaatgccaaatgagatttttgaagtgctaataataattttctatatttatacacattttattttagtttggaagtcgacttccttttttctttctttcttcatttAACTATAACCGCGTACCGTTTACTCGTTTTTGTCCCATTTACCATTTTTTATCTGCATAACCGTTTAACAGTTTGGTTTCTTATCCGATGAAACCAAACCTCTCTCGTGTCGTGCGGATCAGAGTTTGTAGGAGGAGCCCACCGAAAGAATATATGCTAGATTTTGGATGAAAGATGAAGGGAAAGACCAAGTTTACTTTCTGTGAAAATGAGTTTTTTTCGCAAGAACCGAAAGTTTGATTACAAGACTGAGAGTTCCACCCAAGAGTATGAATGGGTAAAATATCTACGGGTATGGGTAATTGCGGTTATCcgtatattaaaataaaaaaactaaaaactctaAAATTGTTCGACCTCTTCACTCCCGCTGCTCATCTCTCTCCTCGCCGccgtctctctctcatctccggCAAAACAGTGGATTCGTTGCCATTTTTAGTCGTCGATGATGACGGCACCTTGTTCTAACTTCCATCAACTGCAAATTAACTCAGTGTTTATATTTTGGATTtgttcgtggctagaatttccgCTTGGGATGTTtcctagccgacgagcacacgGCTCctcgagaggttggcgccggttgatgctttctgtcgggcttctgcttcactggcgGGCTTAtcgggcaaggcttgtcgggcaaggctaaaagagaaagacagagttaactttgaaaggtgcctttgtggggccttaggtgtaggccctgaggctcacaatcaagattaacttttaagtgctcaagcgtgccactgccatcttcagcatggcagatgtaaaacgaatgttgagttttagttgtatatatgccCGAGAGACCgtgttagttatgacaggtgcctttgtggggccttaggtgtaggccttgaggcttccagtcaataactaacccagtactcgaacatataatgtttgttcCACTGATTGCAAGAgtcttataaccattatacttctgattacctgagcccgaagagcagaatgaatccaaatatgtGCCTTtatagggccttaggtataggccttgaggcttcccatcagaattccttctatactcaaacgttctacgataatcataatataataaaaataaaactaaaagataggtcgattacttgcaccctaagtaacttcggacttcttgtttatcaaagactgtcgtggatgagttaagtccacataaggttcttttttatgccttgagaccaaggacttttgaatgatcaatcttacatgcccaagggcttagaacttagatctgattaAAAtagtgaagacatattcaaatcggattcaagagcTGAGAAGTCTTTTTAATCATCaacttactagaaataacttggatacaactggaagtatacaacatactGCTAgattaatgaatgaaaagataaaaacaaagagggtcgggcaaggtttcaccttgtcgggcaaggccgatcgtcttgcaacttcctatctttgtgattTTATCAAAGAGGTTTGATAGCTGAGAAAGAGGGgtagggagatgagtttacagaaagaaatcgatactacagcaggtttttgacaaggtagcagagctattacaaaggttttTTGTGAGGGTTTATCctgagagggatgaaggcttgggctgactacagcttcgtttgaaggaaaatctggctttgagcagagtttgggcttgtatttgtttgtttgattgagtgtccttatctctgatctctctttcttcttttatagacacttcggcttggcctcctgtagcagtaaccttgcccgaatgcagcttgAAGGGCAATGACTCAGTAattatttacttgtactgccactgtaaagtgtttttgggctgattagctggctggtctacaccacttggtctctaagtaggtaagcaagtggttcaaatgagctgcaccaagtcggaaagggccttttctgctttctgggCTTCGGCTGGGCTTCGGCCATCTCTCATTCTAGGCCTCCCTTTGGGCCAGCtctttcttgagcccaaagttcaagttttaatccaaacagtgcccccttcaattgataTTCAGGCTGGAActccaggcgccaatattgattgaaaagCTCCCCATTAAAACCCACATCTCTTTCTCCGGATTTGCACACTTTCTAAAGATAATCATCATTTTCCTGCGATCATTTCACTAACCCACGAATCCTCTGCGTTCTTAGCATGAAATCCCTCTGCAATTGAAAATTTCGTAACTTCCCAGACGttttacttttctaaatctttCAGATTCTCTATTGCTCTTTGCCCGATATCTTTTACCTTTGTCGTCTTCTTTGCCATTCCCTTTCCAAACTTCATCAAATGGCTTCAGGATCCAGCCAAATCCAACTATCCTATGAATCTGGCGAAGGCATCGCCACTTTGCGCCGTCTACTCAACGGGCTGCATCGCCCTCGGGCAGGTTTGTATTCTGAGCTTTTCTTTGAAGTGCATGGGGCACAATCGTTGGGTCCCACATGGATTTCCCGGGTCCCTTCAGTGATAGAGACCAATATGCCCAGGGATAACTGGTTTTCCCCAAATCCCTTTTTGGCTAAGTCGGGCATTTCTTCATCCAAGTGGTCGTCATATCGTCCGGCTTGGGCTCAGTGGATCGATGAACTAGAGCCAACTtttaagaagaaatggatgaataaTGGTATTTATGAATTGATCATGCTCTAAAAAACTTCCATTATTCCCAAGCCCGAACTGCTtgcttcttctcttcttttctggaaTTCGGGCACAAACACTTTTGACTTCCGTATGGGTCCCATGTCTCCAACTGTTCTTGACATGGCCCAGGTGTTCGGGCTAAGGCCATCAGGCAGGATAGTGGACATTACTCAAGATTGGGCTCCCCCTTCTATTGCTGAAAGCTCAGGTTCATCCGCCTCTTTCCTTTCCTTGGAATATAATTCTgcaaccttcaagagttatgggaTCTCCTTCAAGGGATTCATCCCTTTCgtaaaggaaaattttggaGCAGGTTCTTCTCATGTTGATAAAGATCAAGAGCACATGTATTTCCTCTTATACTGGCTCAACAAACATGTCTTCCCCAATAAGTCTAAAGGAGTGAAGGTTGAATGGATCCCCCTAGTGGAGGCTCTTCATAACTTTGATGATGTAGCTACGGGTCCATTCCTTCTTTCTCATCTTTACCATCTTCTTTTTGAAATGACTCAAGGCGAACCATTTGAGACTAACCTGAATGGGCCCATATGGATGATACAAACATGGCTTCAATGGTACTTTCCAGAGTTTCGGGCTGCCAACTTAGAATTCCCAGAGGGTGTGACCTCTGCCCGAATCCTAGCTGAAGCTGCTCCTACAGATCACTCCACCTTCGCCTGCTTTTACTTCTTCAAAGTTTGTAAGACTCGATCAGACTTGGAATGGGGCGCGTCGGTCTTGAGAAGATATCCTTGGTTTTCTGACCAAGCCTTTCAAGATGCTCCTGGGGAAGATGCCACCTCCTTTTGCAGGGAGAAATTTATTAGTTGTATTCAATCGAGAGACATGGCCTGGGGAGTTCGGGGCAATCGATATGATCGAGGGTTGGAGGTGTATCACCCTAACTTTTGCAACAGGCAGTTAGGTTTTAGGCAAGCCATTCCCATCCCGTTCTTTGACTCTGTCCATTGTGGCACTTCCTTTCGATTACCATCTCCTTCCGAGGTGACCTTTCGAGCTGCCCGACGTAGTCTTGAAGTCATGAGTCAGGCTGCCCGAAAGTCCATCATTCTTAATTTTGAATGCACTTCACTCTTCTCTTCTTGGTGGGAAGATAAATGGACCAAGAAATATGGAGGAGACTTGAGAGAGACTCATGATCGCCTCTTCAGTCAACTTTCTCTCAAATCATACCCCAGTTTGGGcaaacttgaaaattggaagGAGATGATCCAAGAAAAGAATCGGTTACTTTTGATAGGTATCTCTTCTTCTTAACTTGACTATGTCTCCCTTCTGAAGTCCTTTAAATCTTACTTTGCTTGATCCTGCAGCCCAAGTGGATGTTGAATCGGCACTCATTGACTCATTGAGTCCGAGGATGACTCAGCTGATGCAATAGTTCTTCATGGAGCTGCAGCAGAGGCTGAAAGACGAGAAGCTGGAGAAGGAGAAGATGTTTCGGAATCTTTTGGAGATTCAGAAGCTGAAAAAGTACCTGAGGCGATTGTCAAAGCACCTAAACGAAAGAAGGTAGTTGTGATCAAGACCTCAGATTCTGATCCTGCATCTCTACCCAAGACTAAACAACCAATTCTTACTAGAAAGAGTAAGGGAGCAAGAACTGTCCCAACTCCCAAGTCTTCAGCCTCATCTGCTCCAGCCTCTGAGGCAGGCAGAAAGAAGCAAAAATCTTTAAATGAGTTCCTGTTCTTCTTCACCAGATTGCCATCCTTCTTCGTTATCTAATTGCCCTTGTTTTCCTTGAAAACAGGACCTCAAGCATCTAAGAAACCGACCATTGCTTCTAAGGAGGAACCATTAGGAGCTGAAATGCACAAAAAGGCTGAAGAATTACGAAATATCACCCTCAAAGAACTtgaggtatggtttatgtttttgtctGCATAATCTTTCCTACTTTCACAAAACTCTAAGCATGATTACTTGAGTCAGGCCGCAAGAGAGGAAAAGCTCCTTCCGCCCGATGCCTCTTCGCCACTTGCCCGAGAAACAAGTCTCTCTCCTCCCCGAGTTAATCCTTTAGAGGtgcatcttcttccttctcGAACATTGGGTAACTCTATAGTTTCTAGAACTAATGCCTGAACCTTTCTCTTTTTCTATCTTCATCCAGGTCGGGGTATCTGCCTCCTTGCCTAGTCAAGGTTCTCCTTTGAAGTCTCTGATTTCTCCTTCTGCCCTAGAGGCAACTCCATCTTCTCAGTTTGATCCATCCACAGGAGTTATGTTGCACTTTGTGGATGAAGGCAGTAACTTGGTGAGCAACTGTTCTTGCATTGAGTTCCTGTACATTGCTTTcatattaacttatattcatattttCTGCAGCTTTCTCCAATATATGAGCCACCCCGTTCGTCAGTGGTAACATGTAATGAACCCATAGCTCCTGAAATTCCTATGACCTTTAGGGCAGCGGTTTTGCAGGTGTTGGCTTGCCCGACAGTTACCATCTATgaacctcctcctccttctcctcagGGTCAAACTCAGGTATGGGAGTATTTTCTCCCTGTTTTCCTCTTATAATCTGCTTACTAACAATTGCTGATTTCCCTGGATACTTCTAGGGGATTGGCGAAGGTTCAGGCGCAACCTTTTCTTCCCCTATCGGTGATAAGGAGTCTTCCCCTCAACTAGGAGTTGGTACTCTTCCTAGTAAAGCCCCAGGGCTCAGTCAGGTATATTTCTTCTTCCCAAAGCTTCCCTTTACTTCAAACTGTATTCTTGTCTTAATCTGGTCTTCTTTGGTTTTTGCAGCAAGTTCTAAAGAAGTTTCTCCTCCTCGCTTGGTTCGTAAGACAGAGCTCCCCCGTCCTGGAATTGAGAAGACCGGGAAGACAGAAATTGCCCCATCAGTGGGTACTACCCCATTGGAGGAAACTAGAGTACGaaatcctcctccttcttcttcatttccaAAAACTGCTAATTTGCCCGCATTTTTTTAAGCATTCGGGCAACTTGAAACAAGGCTGAAATCTTCAAAGCGTTCTTCTGAGCCTTCCGGCTTTCAAGAGCTATGTCGAGCTTTCCAAGAATGGGTGAAGAAGGATTTCTCAGCTTCGTTCAGCCTTAAGGCTCTCCATGATATAGAGAAGGTTACAATAGAGCTTTTCAAAGCCAGACAGCTATCCAAAGCTCAACAtgattcttttctttctttctttgagaACCTGAGGGCTCTCCGGGATCAACATCAGAGAGCTGAGAGACAAGCTAATCGTGTAAGATGTTTCCATGAGAAAGAATTAAGTACTTCTACACGGGTTGAACAGTTGATGGATGCGGGCTTGCTGACAAATGAAAGAATCGGAGTGGTCACTTCTGAAATCCAGAAGCTGGAAGAATAACTTGTTGCTCTTAAAGTTGAGCAAATAACTCTCCTTGGCACCCTTGAACATCAATTTGAAGAAGTAAAGAAGTCAAACTCAGAACTAGAATACACTAGGTCCCAACTTGTTAATAGTCACACTGTTCTGACCGAACCTGGTAGGATTTTTGCGATTATGCAAACTTATCACTCTCGAATAATTGCGATGAGTGAAGATCTAAATCTGTTATACTAGAATCATTTGTAACCCTCCTTTTGGTAGAATGAACATGTATTTTGCCTCTGCTTACTTTACTTCTGGTTCTTGTCTGGACTTATTTCGGGCAACTCTTTGCCCCcttgtttattttcttctttcttctgctTCCCTTACTAATACCAATTTTGGGACCTGATCATGATCTCTTGGTCCCCTTTATGGTATTTTTATTTAAGCGGGGGTGTTGGGATAACCTGGGATATATCCCCCTCCTCTACTGTAACAACTGATGACCCTGGCTTCTCTACCCAAATCAGGTTGATCATATTGATAGGAGCCTCCGGGAAAGGGTTTGTATCAACCATCATACTAGCTTGGGGCTTGTCAAGCAATAGCTTTCCCTTCACTATAAAGTCTTGTATCCAATCTCTGAACTGGACACAATTGGCTATagaatggttgaaggtatagtgTAACTTACAATACTTCTTTCCCCTCAGCTCTTCTAGCTTGGGCATCTTTTTAGTACTGTCGGGCAAAATTACTCTTGCCCGCACCAGTTCTTCATAGATCTCAGGTGCCTTGGCCAGATCGAATGAATAACTCTGGTACTTGGGAGGTTTCATAGGAACGAAGCCTCCATCGTTCATCACAATTTTCTGGTCTTTGATGGGTTGAACTAACCCTTTCACCATCAGTGGTTTGAAAGGCGTGGTCATCTCAGCAGCACACACATCAACTTCCTCTCTATCATGGCCATCTTCATGCTTTGGCCCGGTTTCTCCTACTTCCACACGATGAATCGcagctttgtttttgtagaaAGAAGGAGCTTTGGAAGTATGCTTCACTTGTTGCTCTTCTAGCAACAGCCTTTCCTACTTTGTAGCAGCAATTACCAATTCCTGCAGCTCGTTGAATTGTGTATCATAAATTTTTTTCCTCAAAGGTAATCTCAGAGCCCTTTGAGCAATTGATATGAGCTGAGCTTGGTTAACAGGGAATTGGCATCTCATCCTTGTTTTtctgaacctcatcatgaaatCCTCTGTGGACTCATGATCGTATTCTTTGACTTCAACAAGATCATTGATAGTCAATTCTGGCTCTATTCTGTAAAATTGTTCATGGAAGGCCATCTCCATCTACCCCTAGTTGGCAATAGAGTTAGGGGGTAATAGAGAGTACCACTGAGATGCTAACCCTGCCAATGAATTCCCAAACAACCTCAACTTGTAGTTTGGGTTGTCCTCATATGCCACACAATGATTGGAGATTTTGAAAATGTGGTCTCTGGAGGACACGCTGCTATATTCACCTGTGAACTTTAGAAATGCaggcatcttgaagttgaggGGAAATGGATTTTGCTCATCAACGTACTCGGCATAAAGCTTTTGATAAGTAACCCTGAACACTGGGCGAGCCAgtggttgagcattttgagcCACCGTCCTTCTTAATTCAGCCAACTCCTCCCTCAGTTGTTAAGTAgctgtattattattttggaagaGAAATGCAGACTCGTTCTTCAGGCTTCCGTCATTGCTCGCGCCTGCTTCTTTCTTTGACTTGGGCTTCCTCCAGTTGGCTCCTCCTCCCTTATTGGCCAACATGGGTGGCCTATAAGGAAGAGGTTTATCTGAAGTTGTGGAGCTTTCTTTTCCGCTGGACTCTCCTGTTGTTATAGGCATCTCATACTTCGTTCTTTCTTGCTCGCTCTGCCTcctattattaaatgataataatgggaagCTAGGAAACTCTTTCTCCAGAACTGGTTCTATCACAGGTTGACTTCCTTCAAGAACTACCTTTTTCTTTCccctatccttttcttcttctaataagGGAAATAAGGGAATGACTGGTTCACTTCTGATGGTAACCTGATTCATCCCACTTCCCTGAGCACCTTTTGGAGTGGAAAACTCCAGATCCAATCTTCTCTGTAGATTCCCTGTTAAGGTACACAGTCTACTTACTTCCACCTTAGTTTCCAAAGAGTTTTTTTCCATGCTCTTTAATACTTGTATCATAGTAGCCTGTAATTCTTCATTAGTTCCTTTAACTTCAGACTTTCCGGATGAAGTTGGGCTTTCCAGGACCACCTGTCCTGATGGGGAAGAAGGATTTCCTGATTGATCTGCCATTTGTAGCAAAGGTTGAGAGGAATCGTCCTTTGTATTCTTTCTGCAAGGTTTATGGCTTTTCTTTTTGGACATGCgtgattaaaaaaatgtaatcccaccgggcgtgccaaaactatgttcgtggctagaatttccgctggggatgtttcctagccgacgagcacacagctccccgagaggttgacgccggttgatgctttgtcgggcttctgcttcactggcaGGCttttcgggcaaggctgaaagagaaggacaaagttaactttgaaaggtgcctttatggggccttatgtgtaggccttgaggctcacaatcaagattaacttttaagtgctcaggcgtgccactgccatcttcagcatggcagatgtaaaacgaatgttgagttttagttgtatatatgccCGAGAGACCgtgttagttatgacaggtgcctttgtggggccttaggtgtaggccttgaggcttccagtcaataactaacccagtactcgaacatataatgTTTAATCCACTGATTGCAAGAgtcttataaccattatacttctgattacctgagcccgaagagcagaatgaatccaaatatgtGTCTTtatagggccttaggtataggccttgaggcttcccatcagaattccttctatactcaaacgttctacgataatcataatataatagaaataaaactaaaagataggtcgattacttgcaccctaagtaacttcggacttcttgtttatcaaagactgtcgtggatgagttaagtccacataaggttcttttttatgccttgagaccaaggacttttgaatgatcaatcttacatgcccaagggcttagaacttagatctgattaAAAcagtgaagacatattcaaatcggattcaagagcTGAGAAGTCTTTTTAATCATCaacttactagaaataacttggatagaACTGGAAGTGTACAACATACTGCTAgatta
Protein-coding sequences here:
- the LOC139193297 gene encoding uncharacterized protein, which translates into the protein MEMAFHEQFYRIEPELTINDLVEVKEYDHESTEDFMMRFRKTRMRCQFPERLLLEEQQVKHTSKAPSFYKNKAAIHRVEVGETGPKHEDGHDREEVDVCAAEMTTPFKPLMVKGLVQPIKDQKIVMNDGGFVPMKPPKYQSYSFDLAKAPEIYEELVRARVILPDSTKKMPKLEELRGKKYCKLHYTFNHSIANCVQFRDWIQDFIVKGKLLLDKPQASMMVDTNPFPEAPINMINLIWVEKPGSSVVTVEEGDISQVIPTPPLK